The Pseudomonas cucumis sequence ACCCAATACCTGCTCGAGAGTTATGGTTTCACTCAATTGACTACCACCGACAGTGCCGAAGGCGCCTTGCAACACATGCTCAAGGCTGCGCAACCGTTCGATATTCTTCTGTGCGACCAATGCCTGCCCGACCTGCCAGGTCTCGACTTGATTGCATACGCCAGCCACCGGGGGATGATCAGACAGGCAATACTTCTAAGCAGTCTGACATCCATCGAACTGGACGAACTTAAAGTAATGGCCTGTAACCATGATTTGCCCTTGCTCGGTTACTTGATCAAACCACTGAAACAATCAGACTTCAGAAACTTGTTGACCTTGGCCTCTCCATAAAGCGCAAAAAACCAAACACACTAACGACATGATCAAAACATCAATTCACACCTCTAACTCAATGCTTTCGATCTCTTGACTATCCCGATCGAACTTTTGCCCTTCTTCATGCAAAACCTAGTTGATACGTAGTCCTATTCTTCTTCATTTGTAGGACTTTTCCTATATTGCCGCTACAGCGACCTCAGTTCATGCGGCCCCTCAACTATCTGAGCTAAGGTGCGCGCTTTATTTGTGCACGTATGGGA is a genomic window containing:
- a CDS encoding response regulator, translated to MKIPMFKHDWRILLVEDHPFQLRATQYLLESYGFTQLTTTDSAEGALQHMLKAAQPFDILLCDQCLPDLPGLDLIAYASHRGMIRQAILLSSLTSIELDELKVMACNHDLPLLGYLIKPLKQSDFRNLLTLASP